A segment of the Fusobacterium ulcerans genome:
TAAAACATGGGAAAAAACAAAGGCAAAACTTCCTAGTCCCTACAGGCTTCAAGATATTTTTGACGTCTTTGTGTTTGAACCATATTAATTAAAAAATATTTTGTAACTTTAGGAGGATTTTTTTATGAAGTTTATTATTATCCTATTATTTTCTTTGCTGTTTCCAGCATGTAATGGAACTAAAACAGAAACTAATGAGAGCAAGAAAGAAACACCGAAGGTGGAAAAAACATTGAAAGTAGCTTTTGGATATAAGCCTCGTTCTTTTGACCCCCACAGACATACAGACAGTTCTACTTTGGCTGTTACAAAGCAGATATACAGCAATCTTTTTTCTCTTGATGAAAATGGTGATCTGGTTCCTGAGCTTGTGGAAAAGTATGAAACACTCCCTGATAATTCTATTATTTTAACTTTGAAAAAAGGTGTCTTTTTCCAAGATGGAAGTGAAATGAAAGCCAAAGATGCAGCAGCCAGCTTGAAAAGAAATTTGGACATACCTATATCAAAAGTATTAGTGGAATCAATAAAAGATTTAGAAGTATTAGATGATTATAGACTTAAAATAATTCAAAGCAATGCACCTACAATTCTTCTTCATAACTTTGCTCATTCTTCAATAGCTATAGTAAAAGAAGTACCAGCTAATGAAGAGAGAATAAACATAGTGGGAACAGGGGCATATAAAATAAAAAAATGGGGAATAGGAGAAAAGGTAGAACTGGAAGCTTTTGATAAGTTTTTCCAAGGGGAGCCTAAAATAAAAAATCTGGTATTTATGACTATCCCAGAAAATTCTAATAGATTGATAGCTCTGGAAACAGGAGAGATAGATATAGCATACGATATATCATCAACTGATGTTAAAGGACTTTTAAAAGATGAGAACCTTAAACTTGTAAGCAAGTCTTCTTTAGGAACAGACTTTATATCAATAAATACTAAAAAGATAACTGACAAGAGAGTAAGACAGGCGATAGAGCTGGGAGTAAATAAAGAGGATATATCTACAGCTGTTTTTGAAGGAATGACAGAGTTAGCTCCATCACTTTTAGCTCCAAGCGTATTTGGCTATGATAAAAATGTAAAATTAAAACCTTATGATCCAGAAAAAGCCAGAGAGCTTTTAAAAGAGGCTGGATATGAAAATGGGCTTAAATTAGAATTATGGATATATGAAGAGCCTACAAGAATGCAGATGGCACAGGTTATTCAATCTAATTTAAAAGAGATAGGAATAGATGTTTCAATACAGGTACTTGAACTTTCTTCATTTCTTCAATTTACTGCAAATGGGCAGCATGATATGCTTATAGGGCTATGGTATGTAAGTACAGGAGATGCTGATTATGGATATTATCCTCTTCTACATTCTACTTCTGCTGGAGCTGTTGGAAACAGAAGCTTCTTTGCAAATGAAGAATTTGATCATCTTTTAGATGAAGCAAGAACTACTTCTTCAGTAGAAAAAAGAGAAGAGAATTATGCAAAGGCACAGGACATCCTGTCAGAAGAGGTACCTCTTTTCCCGCTGGATTATAAAGTATATATTATTGGAATGAATAAAAAAGTAGATGGGTTTATATTTAATGCCAACGGGAATCATATTCTCTATAAAACAGATATCATAGAAGAATCAAAATAAAAGAGCAATAGATTAAAAATTGATCAAAAATTTCTTGAATAAATTGTATTATAATATAATTTATAGATATAAATGAGAAAGAAAATAAGTAAAATTAAATTTATAAAGTAATTGGTTGATTTTAGATAGAAAAATTTTAGAATTTCAATAGAAAAATAATTTCCAAGAGAAAGAAGTAGTTCTTTTATTAGAAAAAATGTTAAAAAATTGGTCATTCTACATTAAAAATAATCCATAACATAAATTTTATATATCTTCTTATTGCAAATAAAAAAACATTGTGTTACTATTAAATTAAAGCTACAATAAAACTCACTTTATCAAAATCTGAGTTTTGACACTTGATGAATGAATGGAGGAATAAGATTATGGCAAAAAAAATAGTTTTAGCAGGAGCATGTCGTACAGCAATTGGATCTATGGGTGGAGCATTAAGCGGAGTTGCAGCAGCAGATTTAGGTGCACTAGTAATAAAAGAAGCTTTAAACAGAGCAGGAGTTCCTGCTGAAAAAGTAGATCATGTATATATGGGATGTGTAATTCAAGCAGGTTTGGGTCAAAATGTGGCTCGTCAATCTTCTCTAAAGGCAGGGTTACCAATAGAAACTCCTGCGGTAACAATCAATGTAGTTTGTGGTTCAGGATTAAATGCAGTAAATATGGCAGCAGCAATGATTCAAGCTGGAGAAGCTGATATCGTTGTAGCTGGAGGAACTGAAAATATGTCAGCTGCTCCTTATTTATTAAATAAAGCTCGTTTTGGATACCGTTTAGGAAATTCAGAAATTGTTGACTCAATGGTAAATGATGCTTTATGGGATGCATTCAATAATTATCATATGGGTGTAACAGCAGAAAATATTTGTGATCAATGGGGATTAACAAGAGAGCAATTAGATGAGTTTGCAGCAGCAAGTCAGCAAAAAGCTGTAAAAGCTCAAGAAGCTGGAAGATTTGATGCAGAAATAGTTCCAGTAGTTATAAAAGGTAAAAAAGGTGACGTTGTAGTTACTAAAGATGAAGGACCAAGAGCTGGTACTACAGCTGAAGGAATTTCTAAATTAAGACCTGCATTCAAAAAAGATGGAATGGTTACAGCAGCTAATGCTTCAAGTATCAATGATGGTGCAGCAGCAATAGTTGTAATGAGTGAAGAAAAAGCTAAAGAACTTGGAGTTACTCCAATGGCTACTTGGGTAGCTGGAGCTCTAGGTGGAGTAGATCCAAAAATCATGGGAATCGGACCAGTAGCTTCTACTAAAAAAGTATTGGCAAAAACTGGAATGACAATAAATGATTTCGATCTAATCGAAGCTAATGAAGCTTTCGCAGCTCAATCACTTGCAGTAGGACATGATCTTGGATTTGATACAGCTAAGTTAAATGTAAACGGAGGAGCTATTGCTCTAGGACATCCAGTAGGAGCTTCAGGATGCCGTATCCTTGTAACACTTCTTCATGAAATGGCTAAACGTGATGCTAAAACTGGTCTAGCTACACTTTGTATCGGTGGTGGAATGGGATGCTCTACTATCGTTAAGAGAGACTAATCTTATTCTTAATTTAAAATATAACATTCAATTTTAATATATGAGGGTGGCCGGCGTACGCCATCCTCTAATTTAATGAAATTATGGGAGGTTTGTTTAATGAATTATATTACATATGAACAAGAAGGATTTGTAGGAATCATAACTATCAATCGTCCAAAAGCTTTAAATGCACTTAACAGTGAAGTTTTAAAAGAATTAGATGCTT
Coding sequences within it:
- a CDS encoding ABC transporter substrate-binding protein, encoding MKFIIILLFSLLFPACNGTKTETNESKKETPKVEKTLKVAFGYKPRSFDPHRHTDSSTLAVTKQIYSNLFSLDENGDLVPELVEKYETLPDNSIILTLKKGVFFQDGSEMKAKDAAASLKRNLDIPISKVLVESIKDLEVLDDYRLKIIQSNAPTILLHNFAHSSIAIVKEVPANEERINIVGTGAYKIKKWGIGEKVELEAFDKFFQGEPKIKNLVFMTIPENSNRLIALETGEIDIAYDISSTDVKGLLKDENLKLVSKSSLGTDFISINTKKITDKRVRQAIELGVNKEDISTAVFEGMTELAPSLLAPSVFGYDKNVKLKPYDPEKARELLKEAGYENGLKLELWIYEEPTRMQMAQVIQSNLKEIGIDVSIQVLELSSFLQFTANGQHDMLIGLWYVSTGDADYGYYPLLHSTSAGAVGNRSFFANEEFDHLLDEARTTSSVEKREENYAKAQDILSEEVPLFPLDYKVYIIGMNKKVDGFIFNANGNHILYKTDIIEESK
- a CDS encoding acetyl-CoA C-acetyltransferase, yielding MAKKIVLAGACRTAIGSMGGALSGVAAADLGALVIKEALNRAGVPAEKVDHVYMGCVIQAGLGQNVARQSSLKAGLPIETPAVTINVVCGSGLNAVNMAAAMIQAGEADIVVAGGTENMSAAPYLLNKARFGYRLGNSEIVDSMVNDALWDAFNNYHMGVTAENICDQWGLTREQLDEFAAASQQKAVKAQEAGRFDAEIVPVVIKGKKGDVVVTKDEGPRAGTTAEGISKLRPAFKKDGMVTAANASSINDGAAAIVVMSEEKAKELGVTPMATWVAGALGGVDPKIMGIGPVASTKKVLAKTGMTINDFDLIEANEAFAAQSLAVGHDLGFDTAKLNVNGGAIALGHPVGASGCRILVTLLHEMAKRDAKTGLATLCIGGGMGCSTIVKRD